A window from Tautonia rosea encodes these proteins:
- a CDS encoding DUF4123 domain-containing protein, translating to MAHVAAILEVLAGPDSPRSFRIEPGTTVRIGRADSADFILTDRSLSRFHFSLFLRDSTIELHDASSRFGTFVNGDRVTSAILRDGDIVEAGVSRFTVRLLVEPRPAPRSAPVTPEQPITGPHSPSQKSLLPRSPLEILQSQPHPLFAILDAARDPLIPALLNSCPERNQSLYEGPLADQLVESAPSLISLPTESRFLNTLLTEGWGKSWGIALSTTSPFDDLRKHLRRFLTIEREGSEQVLFRFYDPRVLNIFLPTCTPDELLQFFGPIQWIVVEGDRPDELRRFGVDRNGLHREVTSVTCSPGASESCESP from the coding sequence GTGGCCCATGTCGCTGCCATCCTTGAGGTCCTCGCAGGACCCGATTCCCCCCGGTCTTTTCGAATCGAACCGGGAACCACGGTCCGAATCGGTCGCGCGGACAGTGCTGACTTCATTCTGACCGACCGCTCGCTCTCTCGCTTTCATTTCTCCCTCTTCCTCCGTGATTCCACGATCGAGCTCCATGACGCATCGAGCCGCTTCGGCACCTTCGTCAACGGCGATCGCGTGACCAGCGCAATCCTTCGTGACGGTGACATCGTCGAGGCCGGGGTGAGTCGATTCACCGTCCGACTTCTCGTGGAGCCTCGGCCAGCCCCTCGGTCCGCTCCAGTCACTCCTGAGCAGCCGATCACCGGACCTCACTCTCCCTCTCAGAAGTCACTCCTTCCAAGGAGTCCCCTGGAAATCCTCCAATCGCAACCGCACCCACTCTTCGCAATTCTCGATGCAGCCCGAGATCCCTTGATTCCCGCTCTGCTGAACTCCTGTCCCGAACGGAATCAATCGTTGTACGAGGGCCCTCTCGCCGATCAGCTCGTGGAGTCAGCCCCCTCTTTGATTTCGCTTCCCACCGAATCGAGATTCCTAAATACCCTCTTGACCGAAGGATGGGGGAAAAGCTGGGGAATCGCGCTCTCGACAACCTCTCCGTTCGACGACCTGCGCAAGCACCTGAGACGATTTCTCACCATCGAACGCGAAGGAAGTGAACAGGTTCTGTTTCGTTTCTATGACCCAAGAGTCCTGAATATTTTTTTGCCTACATGCACTCCTGACGAGCTTCTTCAATTCTTCGGCCCCATCCAATGGATCGTTGTCGAAGGCGATCGACCAGACGAACTTCGACGCTTCGGAGTCGACCGGAACGGACTTCACCGCGAGGTCACCTCGGTGACCTGTTCCCCAGGTGCTTCGGAATCGTGCGAGAGCCCCTGA